CAGCACGCAAAAGCTAGATATATTGAAGATGTGTGTGCTGATTCTTTTTGGTGATCACCTCTACCTCTAAAGGTCACTATCACATAAATCATCTCCCATTTGGCTGTTTAAGTAATCCATTTTGATTGTCTTTTATTTACAATTTAACTTGCCGATTCATCGGCAAAGAGGTCTGGGCATCAGCATATGTGCTTGTGGATGTGAGCAAGAATACAAAACTTGGGCAGGCCTTGAAGCATGGGTTTGCTTGAAGCTACTTTTTATTTGCTGTATTCTGAGATTTTGTGCTAGATAACTAGAGTTAGACTGATTTTATTTTAAATCGAAAAACATTGATGTATGTATGTGATCAGATGCTGGATaagaatttatttatatatgGACTTCTTTATATCTTGAGCAGGGTTTCTCTTACTgaccggtccggccaaaccggccgggtccggtaccggtataccggatcggtttggccggaaaccagTCGGTACCGgtcgaagtcaaatttgaattcaaaatttgcaGTGCAaacggttccgaccggtataccggtcggtttgaccggtttaccggccggtttgactggtaaccggccgaattcaattttttttctttttttgtttaaattcaaatgtccgcaaagtatactaaatgaatgtttgtataatatgttttagtctaaatgaactctccaatcttttttttactacttttacattgtatttgtatacttttgtatgcacattttttttgtttaacttcaaatccccgcaaactatactaaatgaacgaatttttgagaaaatttgataccattagattcgtcgcaccttgaagtatttttaggaattttttgagaatttttcatttttttaatttaattttgaattttgaatttgagccggtttggtaccggtccaaaccggaaccgggccggaccggtttgaccggttaccggtcaaaccggaccggttcccaccggttaggtaaACCCTGATCTTGAGATGGGGCTGAAATGATGATGGATTGATCAGAAAAATAGGCTGGATGTAAATGGGCTGTTTTTTTTCATTAGCAGATACATAAATGGGCTATATGCAATAGACCCATATCATTGTCCATGTCAGCATCCATGTGGAAGCCACATCATCACCACAATCCACATCATTGTCATGTCAGCAGCCACTGCATGATGTGGCAATTGAATCTATGCcgttaattttcgtcatagaaaacggGCTTGGGTAGGGCTTCAGAGGGCCCGGAGACATTCTATGACGGTTTTAAAACATCATGGATCAAGCAACCTATGACAAAAATTTAaggaacgtcacgaggtgtgatctgtgacgctcaatacatgacgctatttgagatcgtcatagatactgttttatgacggttttttagtgatctatgacgaaattCAATCAtcatggatcaacagattttttgtagtgtaAACAACCCGTTAAGTTCTAATAGAAGGCGGACAGAATGGTATACAGGTAAACAAAAATTTGTGCGATGGTACACTGGTATCTCCAAACTTTCAATGGTATGTTTGTAACCATGAACTTTCTTAATGGTATAGGCTTAAAAGACTCTTCTTTTACTTATTTGGTTAAGTTCTCGGGAACAAAAGGAAGAGATTGTGGATAGGTTAGGTCGTTAGGATAACCATAATCAACAAAATACAACAAATTATGCTCTTTATGTTTTTATTATCCTTCACGTTCCTCAACTTCATGATGTATAAACTTGCAcccttttttcttaaaaatttgTGAGACTCTTGAGATATCATATCTtactgttttctttttcttagttTCTGTTGACTATCTAAAtctaaatcatagaaaataaaACATACCGGACCACCAGTCTGACTGGAAAAAAACCGCGAACCGGCAGCCAGCCGGTTTGGTTCAGATTTATTTTGGACCAATTTCAGATTAAAAAAACCGGCAGCCAGTAGCTGTGTTTGTTTTGccgtggctggtgctgatttattatgagagaacagtactgctgactggctggtagctggtggctggtactgatttagtatgagagaacagtaatGCTAACTGGTTGGCTGAACAGTTAAACAAACAGAGCGCATATTTCTAGCTTTTTCGGGCTGAAAACTAGCCTCCAGCCGGCCCAATGAAGCAAGTGGAGACCCAAAGCGTAACACGATCTAAAAATGGAGAGAGAAAACGAGCTAAAGATCATAATATCCTTCTAGGTTGAGTTTTGCCTCCACCGTCTCACCATAAATCCATAATATAGCTTATGTAAGAATGTGGTTGAAATCTTCAGCTTGCATAGTTGACAATGATTACACTCTTAAAAGAGATCCGGATGGATTTTGTTCTCACACACTCTGTCTCTACATCAGTAAGTTTTCACCTTTGTACTAACTActgtgggattaagctgatgagccatacgataaAGTTCTGAGAGAGGGTTATCAAGCACCGCCTAAAAAGAGTGACAAATGTGACCCAAAATCAGTTTGGGTTCATGCTTGGAAGgtcgaccatggaggcgattttcctaatacgacaattgatagAGAAATATAGGGAGCaaaagaaggacttgcacatgatctttattgacctcgagaaggcgtatgacaaaataccaaaaaaaatatcatgtggtgggccttggagaagcacaaagtcccaaccaaatacattaccctcatcaaAGATATGTGCAAGAATGCGATaatgtttgtccggacatgtggtgGCGACACCACTGACTTCTCTATTACCATAGGCCTACATTAGGGGtcggcattgagcccttatttatttgctttggtgatgaatgaggtcacaagggacatGCAAGGTGATATCCCTTAGTGTacgctctttgctgatgatgtggtgctagtggaCGAGAGTAGAGCAGGGGTAAATAGGAAGTTaaagctgtggagacgcacattagagtcaaaagggttcagacttagtaggaccaagaccgagtacataatgtgcgatttcagcgcatcTAGGCATGAGTGTGGTGACGTTAGtctcgatgggcaagtggtggcccaTAAGGACACTTTTCGATATTTAGGttcgatgctacaaaaggatggcggcattgatgaagatgttaggcatagaatctcagttggctggttgaaatggcgtcaagcttctggTGTCCTCTATGACAGGAGgatgccacaaaagctaaaaggtaagTTTTATAGGACAGCGATTCGCCCGGCGATGTTATGCAGTGCTGAATGTTAGCCTACAAAAAGACTggagcagagatgcggatgttacgGTGGTTTTGCTAGCACACAAGGAGAGATACAGTCCGGAACGAAGCTATTCGGAAAAGGGTAGGgatggcaccaattgaggagaaatttACCCAACATcagttgagatggtttggacatgtccaacggaggcaTCCGAaagcgccggtgcgtagtggggtgctaAAGCGTGTTGATAAGGTAAATAGGGGTAGAGGTAAATCTAAACTGATTTGGGTAAATCTAAATTGATTTGGGACGAGTCgattaagagagaccttaaagattgggATATCTCGGAGGAGTTAGTTTTGGATAAGAGCGCTTCAAGACTAGTTATCAACATCCATGAACCATGACATCTGTGTTTTTTGGGTTTTATCTCTAGCCTACTCCAACTCGTTTGGGAAATTAAAAAAACTATGTTGTTGTATTGAGATCAAAACCAGTTTCATCCATCCGAGGAATCGCAAGTGTGCAAATGTTGTACGAGCCGAGAAAAGTTGTGCAACCAAAATTTTAATCCTCAATTACCGCAGATATACCAGTACAAGGAACAAATCGAATGAAACAATCAAGCCAGTAGCCAGAGCCACCGCGTTTGGTAAGAGCAGCGCTGAATTACAGAATTGGTGTTATCCTTGTCAATGGCGTGCTTCATCAGTCATAATCCTCCATCGGCGTAGCACTTGCTGCGGTTGCTCCCTTTGCCCTCCTTTCGGAGCTTCTTggcccgacgccgccggcgctcggCGTCCTCCACCCGCCGCACGGCCCGCTCCAGCGCGTCCACGCGCTCCGCCAGCGCCCCGATCACCGCGCACTGCTGCGCGCTCCGCTcgcacagcgccgccaccatctccaTCAGCCTCTTCGCGTCCGGGCCGCCGGTCTCCGCCGCCGTCCGGATCTCCTTCCCCGGCGCCGCTTCTTGTTGCGTCGGCGCTTCGCGCGGCGAACCCGCCGCGGCAGGCGCCGGCTCGTCTGCCACCATATTCTCACATTCATCCGGCTTGTCGTCGACATCAAGAAGATTGGCGTCGCGCGGAGCCGGTTCCCTCTCCACTCTGTTCTTttccggctcgccgccggcgatttcTCCATCCACCTCCATCCCGTCGGCCGTCTCAGCCGCCGCCTTCGCGTTGTTCTCAGCAACGTGGTCCACGGCGTCCGGCAGCCTCGGGACCACGGCGCTCTCCTCCGCAATCTCAACGGCCGCGGTGTCGTCCTCGGCCTCGGTCatctcctccgccaccgcgtcggctgccggcgccgtcgccgtcttGGGCTcgagggcgtcgacggcgtcctgCAGCGCGAGCACCCGCCTGGTGACCCTCCGCCGGTActcccgcgcgccgcgcaccgcgtcgagccggagcagcagcctCATCAGCGCCTCCCCGACGGCGACCCGCGCCCTCGCGTCCCCGCgcagcgcctccgcctcgcgtgCGACCTTCCGCCCGaccttctccgcctcccgctCCACCTCGCGCACCGCCCGCACCGACCTCCGCGCCATgaacccgcgcgccgccgcctgcacccgcaccgcggcctcctccgccgacGGCGCCCGCTTCACATTCACAGGCACGACCGCCGTCCTGGCCACCGGCTCCGCGCGCAGCGCAGCCGCCTTCCTCTCCGGCATCGCCTCCGGGTCGGACCCGACGAAATGAACGGGGATCAAGACCGACCTCGCCCTGGGCGCAGTGtccacggccgccgccctcctcaccGCCGCGGGCTCGGCGTCCGCGGCGACCGGGAAGAAGCCGCTGCATCTGTGGGCTGGGGCGGCCTGCTGCTGGTGGTACGGGTAGGGGTAGTGGTACGGGGTGGTGTAGTAGTAGTCGTAGGGGTCGTAGGCGAAGAACCGGCGGGACGCCATTGCCGTTGATGTCTCAAGCTTTTCTTGGAGTCGGTGTTGTTTTGTTTGCTCGTTTGCGAATTCGAGTTGTGATGGGGATGAGAATGGAGGATTTCGTGGTGCGGTATATATTGGGGACGAGGGGAAGGTTCGAGAAGGAGCGCGGTGTCCTCGGAAGGTTCTGGAGCGGCGGATTGCTTGGGAACGGGGCGGGGGAGAGGGGTTCGGGAACGTTCTGGAAGAACCAAAGAAGGGTGGGGAAGGCGGAAAGGGTCAGCGGTGGATGTTCTGAATCCGAGTCGTCCGATTGAGAATCGACGGTGTCGCAACCAGCAACGAATCTTCAGTTCgagattattttctttttccatgctCCTGGAGAGGGAGCACAGGGACGAGATCGCAGTTGTACAAACAAAGAACCTTGAGGTGCTCCTGTACTCCACCGTCAAAAAAATACACCCACCATGaaaaaatacaccaaaatgtgCACGACAAATTTAACCGAAACTATACTACGTGGATCGCTGTAGTGAATAGAGGCTGCAACACACTATATTAATGCAAATTTTGAGATTGAAAAGGAAATATGTGCAAGAataaacaaaaaagacaaatcggCATATGAAAAGGTGCGGGTCGCAGGTCCAGATGAACAGTGCATCGATCTGATTCCAtcctgattttgtcttttttttttaattgtcCTTGCACAGACATTTGTTGAGCCTCAAAAATTTTCTTTAATATAGATCATTTCATTCTCTATCCATACATATTTTTGGTTCAATTTTTCATGCACATTTCGGTGTGTTTTTTTATGGAGTACGGA
The genomic region above belongs to Panicum virgatum strain AP13 chromosome 8N, P.virgatum_v5, whole genome shotgun sequence and contains:
- the LOC120685881 gene encoding cilia- and flagella-associated protein 91-like; this encodes MASRRFFAYDPYDYYYTTPYHYPYPYHQQQAAPAHRCSGFFPVAADAEPAAVRRAAAVDTAPRARSVLIPVHFVGSDPEAMPERKAAALRAEPVARTAVVPVNVKRAPSAEEAAVRVQAAARGFMARRSVRAVREVEREAEKVGRKVAREAEALRGDARARVAVGEALMRLLLRLDAVRGAREYRRRVTRRVLALQDAVDALEPKTATAPAADAVAEEMTEAEDDTAAVEIAEESAVVPRLPDAVDHVAENNAKAAAETADGMEVDGEIAGGEPEKNRVEREPAPRDANLLDVDDKPDECENMVADEPAPAAAGSPREAPTQQEAAPGKEIRTAAETGGPDAKRLMEMVAALCERSAQQCAVIGALAERVDALERAVRRVEDAERRRRRAKKLRKEGKGSNRSKCYADGGL